A single Mesoaciditoga lauensis cd-1655R = DSM 25116 DNA region contains:
- a CDS encoding LytR/AlgR family response regulator transcription factor, translated as MKIKTMVVDDEKYSRESVKELISNYGCLEVIAESSSAEDAIGKIRKFKPHVIFLDIQLSGMNGLELAKTLKKFKCMIVFVSAYDEYALEAFKVNAIDYLTKPISPSRFEMTVQKIEKNFPLIFSTLEKIPVKSEKAIDFIDVEDICFIEGIGKDAKMHTLDAEHTLKRMTLTSLQEKLPDNFMRIHKSYIVNVKKVLKMEKRFGNWEMIMECEDHIPISKHLLKSVKELFDL; from the coding sequence ATGAAAATAAAAACCATGGTAGTTGATGACGAAAAGTATTCAAGAGAAAGTGTGAAAGAATTGATAAGCAATTACGGATGTTTGGAGGTAATTGCGGAATCAAGCTCTGCGGAAGATGCAATAGGAAAAATCAGGAAGTTCAAACCTCATGTTATCTTTCTCGACATTCAATTGTCAGGTATGAATGGATTGGAACTTGCAAAAACTTTGAAAAAATTCAAATGCATGATCGTTTTCGTAAGTGCATACGATGAATACGCATTGGAAGCGTTTAAAGTGAATGCTATCGACTATTTGACGAAGCCCATATCACCTTCCAGATTTGAAATGACCGTACAAAAGATAGAAAAGAATTTTCCATTGATCTTTTCAACATTGGAAAAGATTCCTGTTAAAAGCGAAAAAGCGATAGATTTTATAGACGTTGAGGATATCTGTTTCATAGAAGGAATTGGCAAAGATGCAAAAATGCATACTTTAGATGCCGAACACACGCTTAAAAGAATGACGTTGACTTCCCTTCAGGAAAAGCTTCCAGACAATTTCATGAGAATACACAAATCATATATCGTGAACGTAAAAAAAGTACTCAAAATGGAAAAACGCTTTGGTAATTGGGAAATGATAATGGAGTGTGAAGATCACATTCCAATAAGTAAGCATCTTTTGAAATCTGTCAAGGAATTATTTGACCTTTGA
- a CDS encoding LytS/YhcK type 5TM receptor domain-containing protein produces MNSPLFVLMERASLMLMIVYLTFRFQITKRILKINPSLKRSIWIGLLGGALGVLGTYLGINYKGAIINYRDTGVIVASLIGGMPAGLIGAGIAATHRLFLGGITAFPCFLGTMTAGIVTGVLSHVYGRRIFNVQFATVYVIIIEMVHLAYVFFMVRPHMLAVDITETVMFTMVATNTFSVAVLVAIFSETEKDFENITATTTSAIFKIVENTIDIVDRGLAKNAEKLAKEIKNHTDFDAVAITDKKVVLAHVGAGEDHHLPNAPILTKATRDVLVRGKGRVIRKKDLIGCSKEECPLKSAVIAPIKLVDGSIIGAIKFYRTREYAISKSDVELARGLSQIISMEVSLSRALKDSQMMYEIKYRSVLSKFKPHFLFNALNAISYLVKSDPFKAREMIFELSELLRYTVKEENTMIDVKREMEFVNHYLKFMKYRYDDEFEYEISNEIDENVKIPSFILQPIIENSIKHAKIPSKKLKISVKGGKKNDKILLMVKDNGKGFNPSKKSQGLGIELLKKRLYNLFGSDAKISIVSTLNKGCETQIYIPYNKDFEVMNIDENKNHGS; encoded by the coding sequence ATGAATTCTCCCCTTTTTGTCTTGATGGAAAGGGCATCTTTGATGCTTATGATTGTGTACCTTACTTTTCGATTTCAAATTACGAAAAGGATACTGAAAATCAATCCTTCATTGAAACGCTCAATATGGATTGGATTACTTGGTGGTGCACTTGGGGTTCTTGGAACGTATCTGGGAATAAATTACAAGGGTGCAATCATCAATTACAGGGATACTGGTGTCATAGTTGCATCTTTAATAGGTGGAATGCCGGCCGGGCTGATAGGCGCTGGCATAGCAGCAACTCACAGATTGTTTTTAGGTGGTATTACCGCTTTTCCATGTTTTTTAGGAACCATGACAGCTGGTATTGTTACTGGAGTGCTTTCTCATGTTTATGGAAGAAGAATTTTTAACGTTCAATTTGCAACTGTTTATGTCATCATAATTGAAATGGTTCATCTGGCATATGTCTTTTTTATGGTTCGACCTCACATGTTGGCAGTCGATATAACTGAGACGGTTATGTTCACCATGGTGGCCACAAACACATTTTCGGTCGCGGTGTTGGTGGCTATATTCTCGGAAACCGAAAAAGATTTTGAAAACATAACGGCGACAACTACGTCCGCTATTTTCAAAATAGTTGAAAACACGATCGATATAGTAGATCGGGGACTTGCAAAAAATGCCGAGAAGTTAGCAAAAGAGATAAAAAACCACACCGATTTCGATGCGGTTGCCATAACGGATAAAAAGGTAGTGTTGGCTCACGTGGGAGCAGGAGAAGATCATCATTTACCAAATGCGCCTATCTTGACAAAAGCTACCAGAGATGTGTTGGTAAGAGGAAAAGGAAGAGTAATAAGAAAAAAAGACCTTATTGGTTGTTCAAAGGAGGAATGCCCTTTAAAGTCGGCAGTTATAGCTCCGATCAAATTGGTAGATGGTAGCATCATCGGAGCCATAAAATTTTATAGAACACGAGAATACGCCATCAGCAAATCAGATGTTGAATTGGCTCGGGGGCTCTCCCAAATCATATCCATGGAGGTGAGCCTTTCAAGAGCTTTGAAAGATTCACAAATGATGTATGAAATCAAATATCGTTCCGTTTTATCCAAATTCAAGCCTCATTTTCTTTTCAACGCTTTGAACGCCATTTCATATCTCGTGAAAAGTGATCCTTTTAAGGCTCGAGAAATGATATTTGAACTTTCCGAATTGTTAAGATACACCGTTAAAGAGGAAAATACGATGATAGATGTGAAAAGAGAAATGGAGTTTGTAAATCATTATTTGAAATTCATGAAATATCGTTATGACGATGAGTTTGAATATGAGATCTCAAACGAAATAGATGAAAACGTGAAAATACCCTCTTTTATTCTTCAACCTATAATAGAGAACTCCATCAAACATGCTAAAATCCCTTCTAAGAAGTTGAAGATATCAGTCAAAGGTGGCAAAAAGAATGATAAAATCCTCCTTATGGTTAAAGACAACGGGAAGGGTTTTAACCCTTCCAAAAAATCACAAGGCTTGGGGATAGAACTTCTTAAAAAGAGGCTTTACAATCTTTTTGGGAGTGATGCAAAGATCTCTATAGTTTCCACTCTAAACAAGGGATGTGAAACACAAATATACATTCCATACAACAAAGATTTTGAGGTGATGAATATAGATGAAAATAAAAACCATGGTAGTTGA
- the tpiA gene encoding triose-phosphate isomerase, with protein MKKLTIKEVELKDKRVLMRVDFNVPMSEGKITDDTRIQAALPTIKYALDQGAKVILMSHLGRPKGEPDPKYSLEPVAKRLGELLGKEVIFCKQTIGEEAERLSENLKIGDVVLLENTRFFAGEKKNDPDFAKSLAKLGDIHVNDAFGTAHRAHASNVGVARFLPSVAGFLMEKEIDMLSKVTFSPEKPYVVILGGAKVSDKIGVIENLLNKADKLLIGGAMMFTFLKAQGHEIGSSRYEEDKIDLAKDILKKASEAGVEIVLPVDAVCAQELKAGVEKKTFTIAEGIPSGWMGLDIGPKSVELFKEKLSGAKTVVWNGPMGVFEIDDFANGTKAVAQTLASMKDALTVIGGGDSAAAVKKFGLENEVSHVSTGGGASLEFLEGKELPGIASILDSKKKRPLIVAGNWKMNKTPSEARSFSRELLKALDMNSNAEVWVFPPYVSLPTVKEIFTGSDIVVGAQNVHSKLSGAFTGEISVPMLKDMEITHVLIGHSERRHIFGETDDFLNEKVKTALENDMSVVLCIGETLEERKAGKTFEVLKEQLTKDLKDVKVNDVSKLTIAYEPVWAIGTGVVARPYQAQEAIAYVRSVLTEIFTEEIASRISILYGGSVKVSNCQELFLLPDIDGGLIGGASLKVEDFSSIHRIATKLC; from the coding sequence ATGAAAAAGCTCACGATCAAGGAAGTTGAATTAAAAGATAAACGCGTCCTGATGAGAGTGGATTTCAACGTTCCCATGAGTGAAGGGAAAATAACAGATGACACTCGAATTCAGGCAGCGCTTCCGACTATAAAGTATGCCCTTGATCAAGGTGCCAAGGTGATACTTATGTCTCACCTTGGCCGTCCTAAGGGTGAACCAGATCCCAAATATTCCCTTGAACCTGTAGCAAAAAGGCTAGGGGAACTTTTGGGAAAGGAAGTCATTTTCTGTAAACAAACCATAGGCGAAGAAGCGGAAAGGCTTTCTGAGAACCTCAAAATTGGTGATGTGGTGCTCCTAGAGAACACCAGATTTTTCGCTGGTGAAAAGAAAAACGATCCAGATTTTGCAAAATCTTTGGCAAAACTTGGAGATATTCACGTTAACGATGCGTTTGGTACAGCCCATCGTGCACATGCGTCAAACGTTGGAGTGGCGAGGTTCCTTCCATCAGTAGCCGGCTTTTTGATGGAGAAAGAGATAGACATGTTGTCTAAAGTAACCTTTTCTCCAGAGAAACCATATGTTGTCATACTCGGAGGAGCAAAAGTATCCGACAAGATAGGAGTCATAGAAAATCTTTTAAACAAGGCTGACAAGCTTCTCATCGGCGGCGCAATGATGTTCACGTTCTTAAAAGCACAAGGCCATGAAATAGGCTCATCTAGATACGAAGAAGACAAAATAGATCTTGCCAAAGATATTTTGAAAAAAGCTTCAGAGGCTGGAGTGGAAATCGTTTTGCCAGTTGATGCAGTGTGTGCCCAAGAATTGAAGGCTGGCGTCGAAAAGAAAACGTTCACCATAGCAGAAGGGATTCCATCAGGATGGATGGGGCTTGATATAGGTCCTAAGAGTGTGGAGCTTTTCAAGGAAAAGCTTTCTGGAGCGAAGACCGTTGTTTGGAACGGCCCGATGGGCGTTTTCGAGATAGACGACTTTGCCAACGGTACTAAAGCCGTTGCACAAACGCTTGCAAGTATGAAAGACGCTTTAACGGTTATTGGTGGCGGAGACAGCGCAGCAGCTGTGAAAAAATTTGGGCTTGAAAACGAAGTTTCACACGTTTCCACTGGTGGAGGAGCCTCCCTTGAATTCTTAGAGGGAAAGGAACTCCCAGGAATAGCCTCCATACTTGATTCGAAGAAGAAACGTCCTCTAATAGTTGCAGGCAATTGGAAAATGAACAAAACCCCATCTGAAGCGAGGAGTTTTTCGCGAGAATTGTTGAAGGCGCTTGATATGAACTCAAACGCAGAGGTGTGGGTATTTCCTCCTTACGTCTCATTACCAACAGTCAAGGAAATATTCACAGGGAGTGATATCGTTGTTGGTGCTCAAAACGTTCACTCAAAACTCTCAGGCGCTTTTACCGGTGAAATAAGTGTTCCCATGCTTAAAGACATGGAAATAACCCATGTTCTTATAGGGCACTCAGAAAGACGCCATATTTTTGGTGAAACCGATGATTTCCTCAACGAAAAGGTGAAAACCGCTTTGGAAAACGATATGTCAGTCGTGCTTTGCATTGGAGAAACTTTAGAAGAAAGAAAAGCGGGAAAAACTTTTGAAGTGTTGAAGGAGCAGTTAACCAAGGATTTGAAAGACGTGAAGGTAAACGATGTTTCAAAGTTGACGATAGCTTACGAGCCTGTATGGGCTATAGGTACAGGTGTAGTAGCAAGGCCATACCAGGCACAAGAAGCGATCGCCTATGTGAGAAGCGTCCTGACCGAAATATTCACGGAAGAAATTGCTTCGAGAATTTCTATTCTGTACGGCGGGAGTGTAAAAGTTAGCAATTGCCAAGAGCTCTTCCTCTTGCCAGATATAGATGGTGGACTGATCGGGGGAGCTTCGTTAAAAGTCGAAGATTTCTCATCTATCCATCGTATAGCTACGAAGCTTTGTTAA
- the gap gene encoding type I glyceraldehyde-3-phosphate dehydrogenase, with amino-acid sequence MSNVKVGINGFGRIGRQVLRIILEQGRDINVVAVNDITDTKTLAHLFKYDSVHGTFKGSVDYTENSIIIDGKEIKVFAEKDPSKLPWKELGVELVVESTGRFRKREQASMHLSAGAKKVIISAPAEGADCTINPHVNDEMLKKEHTIISTGSCTTNSLSPLVKVLNDNFGIVKGFMTTIHGYTNDQRILDLPHKDLRRARAAAVNIIPTTTGAAKAIGLVVPEVDGKLDGGAMRVPVPAGSITDLKVILEREVTVEEVNAAFKKASEGPMGKALLYCEDPVVSTDILGETHSSIFDSLLTKTKGSFVNVFAWYDNEYGYTNRAVDLIEMVQNMM; translated from the coding sequence ATGTCAAATGTAAAAGTAGGTATTAACGGTTTCGGAAGAATAGGAAGGCAAGTTCTTAGAATCATTTTGGAACAGGGAAGGGACATAAACGTCGTGGCAGTGAATGACATCACCGACACGAAAACGCTGGCACATCTTTTCAAATACGATTCGGTGCACGGAACTTTCAAGGGAAGTGTGGATTACACAGAAAATTCCATCATAATCGATGGAAAAGAGATAAAAGTCTTCGCAGAAAAAGATCCCTCGAAACTCCCCTGGAAAGAGCTTGGAGTTGAATTGGTGGTAGAATCCACTGGTCGTTTCAGAAAAAGAGAACAAGCTTCCATGCACTTAAGTGCAGGCGCAAAGAAAGTCATAATAAGCGCACCAGCTGAGGGAGCGGACTGCACCATCAACCCACATGTTAACGATGAAATGTTAAAGAAGGAACACACCATAATATCAACAGGCTCATGTACAACGAATTCCCTTTCTCCGCTTGTCAAAGTCCTCAATGACAATTTTGGAATAGTAAAAGGTTTTATGACAACCATTCATGGATACACGAACGATCAGAGAATTTTGGATCTTCCTCATAAAGATCTCAGACGCGCAAGAGCTGCCGCCGTAAACATAATTCCTACGACAACCGGAGCGGCCAAAGCAATTGGACTTGTTGTGCCAGAAGTGGATGGAAAATTGGATGGAGGCGCCATGCGTGTTCCAGTACCCGCCGGTTCTATAACGGATTTGAAAGTTATATTGGAAAGAGAGGTAACAGTCGAAGAAGTTAATGCAGCTTTCAAGAAAGCCTCCGAAGGTCCAATGGGCAAAGCTTTGCTTTACTGTGAAGATCCAGTGGTTTCCACCGACATTCTTGGTGAAACCCATTCAAGCATTTTCGATTCACTTCTTACGAAGACCAAAGGAAGCTTTGTTAACGTTTTTGCCTGGTACGATAACGAATACGGATACACAAACAGAGCCGTTGATCTCATTGAAATGGTTCAGAATATGATGTAA
- a CDS encoding YbaB/EbfC family nucleoid-associated protein, which yields MSNKFKGFGGMNMSKLLKQAQEMQKKAAEVQENLKNIEIEVSVGGEAVKVKGNCDYEVKDIEIKPEVLEDKEMLKDLLVSAFNEYAFRVKERADAEMKAVTGGMNLPNF from the coding sequence TTGTCTAACAAATTCAAAGGATTTGGCGGAATGAACATGTCAAAACTTCTGAAGCAAGCGCAGGAGATGCAAAAAAAAGCTGCGGAAGTTCAGGAGAATCTGAAAAACATAGAAATAGAGGTATCTGTAGGAGGTGAAGCTGTAAAAGTAAAGGGAAATTGCGATTATGAAGTGAAAGACATAGAGATAAAGCCTGAAGTACTCGAAGACAAGGAGATGCTTAAGGACCTTCTTGTGAGTGCATTTAACGAGTACGCTTTTAGGGTGAAGGAGCGAGCAGACGCGGAAATGAAAGCCGTAACCGGCGGAATGAATTTACCCAATTTTTAA